In Gemmatimonadaceae bacterium, the DNA window CAGATTCGCCTCACGCTTGATCACGACCATGCCGATGACTTGGTCCTCGTCGCCGAGCTCGATGCCTTTCACGCCAGTGGTGTCGCGACCCATCTCGCGTACGTCCGCCTCATGGAATCGAATGGACAGCCCGTGCCGCGTGGCGAGCACGATGTCATTCGTGCCGCTCGTGATCTGAACGTCGATGAGCTCGTCGCCGCCCTCGATCTTCACGGCCTTGATGCCCGTCGAGCGTGGGTTGGCATACTCGGAGAGGCTCGTCTTCTTGACCGTGCCGTTCTTCGTCGCGAAGAGCAGGAATTGATCGTCGGCGAATACCTTCACCGCGACCAGCGCGGAAATTGTCGTCTCCGCGGCGACGTTGATGAGATTGACGACGGGCTTGCCTTTCGCCGCGCGGCCCGCCTGCGGAATCTCGTGGACCTTGAGCCAGAAGCAGCGTCCATCTTCGGTGAAGATGAGCACGTAATCGTGCGTCGATGCGATGAACAAATGCTCAACGAAATCCTCGTCTTTGAGCGTCGCGCCGTTGTTGCCGCGCCCTCCGCGCCGCTGCTTCTTGTACGTGGAGACCGAGGTCCGCTTGATGTAGCCGGAGTGTGAGATGGTCACCACCATCTCCTCTTCGGCGATGAGATCCTCGATCGTGAATTCGCCTTCGTCGCTCGTGATCTCGGTGCGGCGCTCGTCCTCGTACTTGTCGGCGACCGCCTTCAACTCCTGCTTCATGAGCGTCATGCGCTTCGCCTTGGACTCGAGCAGCGCACGCAGGTCCTTGATCGTCGCCTGCACTTCCTTCAGCTCTTCCTCCAGCTTCTCGATCTCGAGGCCGGTGAGCTTGGCGAGCCGCATATTGAGAATGGCCTCGGCCTGACGCTCGGAGAGCTTGAATCGCTTTTGCAAGCGATCGCTCGCAGTTGGCGTGTCCTTCGCCTTGCGAATGATCTGCACGACCTCGTCGATGTTGTCGACGGCGATCTTGAGACCTTCGAGGATGTGCTCGCGCTCGAGCGCTTTCTCGAGCTCGAACTGCGCGCGCCGGACGATGACGTCGTGCCGGTGGGTGATGAAGTGCTCCAGCATCTCGCGGAGCGGCATCACCTTCGGCACGAGCTGCTTCGTCGTCGCGTCGGGCACCAGCGCGAGCATGATGACGCCGAAGGTCGACTGCATCGCCGTATGCTTGTACAGCTGATTCAGCACGACGCGGGGAATGGCATCGCGCTTCAGCTCGATGACGATGCGCGTTTCGTCCGCGGACTCGTCGCGCAGATCCGAGATTCCCTCGAGCTTCTTGTCTCTCACGAGATCCGCGATGGCCTTCACGAGATTCGCGCGATTGACCTGATATGGAATCTCCGTGACGACGATCTGCGATTTGTTCGACGTCTCACGCTCCTCGATCACGGCGCGCGCGCGCATAACGATGCGCCCGCGTCCCGTCTCCTGATAATCCTTGATCCCCTGCCGCCCGTAGATATACGCGCCCGTCGGGAAGTCAGGACCCTTGACGATCTTCCGGAGATCGCCGATCGTCGCTTCCGGATTATCGATCAGATGAAGGACGGCGCTGACGACTTCGCTCAGATTGTGCGGCGGAATGTTCGTCGCCATGCCGACCGCGATGCCTGACGAGCCGTTCACGAGAAGGTTCGGCAGCCCCGCCGGCAGCACCTTCGGCTCTTGCAGCCGATCATCGAAATTTGGCGCGAAATCGACCGTATTCTTGTCGATGTCGGCCAACATCTCCGTCGCGATCGGCGTTAGGCGAGCCTCGGTGTATCGGTAGGCCGCCGCCGGATCGCCGTCCATCGAGCCGAAATTCCCCTGTCCATCGACCAGCGGATAACGCAGTGAGAAGTCCTGCACCATGCGGACGAGCGCATCGTAAACCGCGGAGTCGCCATGCGGATGGAACCGCCCGAGAACGTCACCGACGACGGTCGCCGACTTCTTGAACGGCCGGTTGGGGACCAGCCCGAGATCGTTCATCGCGTACAGGATTCGTCGGTGCACCGGCTTCAATCCGTCGCGCACGTCGGGCAGCGCGCGCGACACAATCACGCTCATCGAATAGTTGATGAACGACTCTTTGATCTCCTCATCGATGAGACGCGGGAGAATACGTTCTCGATTGTTTGGTGCGGTCATTGAGGTCCCAGCAATCCAGCCAGAATAACAGGAGGCGAGCCACATCGGGCCCGCGGAAGGAAGGCTGAAATTTAGCCCGGCGACGGGCGCAAATCAATTCGCCCGGCCTCACCTAAGTTGAGATTTTTCAGTCCTTTAGCTCATGCGACGTGAGCGTTCCTCTCGTCGACGGCGAGGATCTACGCGTGGCTCTCCGAATCGGTCGCCACGTTACCCCTCCGCGCGGCTGCGGCTGCTTCGCGGCGCTCCGTTTCCCGCTCCGCCGTGCGCGCGATTTCGCGCTCTTCTTCCTCGATCTCCGCGGCGTCCGCGGCCTCGGCCGCCCGCTCGCGCTCGAGCAGATCCTCTCGCTCCCGACGCCACCGCTCGTACCACTCGCGTGTCACCTCCCCCGCGAGGTCACGATTCCCGAGGCCGAATGCCAGCGCCATCGCGAGTGCGATGGCGCCGAAGAGAATCGCGAAGGCAGTGGTCACGATGTCCGTCGCGATGCCCAACTCCTGCAGCGCCATGAATACCGCGAGGAGGATCACGCCGCCGCGGCCGGTTCGCGCGAGGGCGCGGCCGCCGTGCAATCCTCCCGCGGACGCTTGAATCAGTCCACCGACGAAGCCTCCGAGCACGATGCCGACGAGTACGATCACGATCGCGGCGATGACGCTCGGGATATAACTCACGAGTGTCGACACGACATTCGCGAGTGACTGCAGGCCCAACGCGTTCGCGGCGAGCAGAATCACCGTGAACATCACGAGCCAGAAAACGAGATTCGAAATCACCCGTGTCGGGTTGACGTGCGTGCCCGACCGCTCCACGGCCTGCGTGACGCCCCCGCGCTCCAGGAGATAATTGAGCCGAATACGACGAAGGAGTCGCTCGGTGAGCTTCTCCAAAACTTTCGCCAGGAGGTAACCGGCGAAGAGAATGACGAGCGCGCCTAACAAGGGCAGCGCGAGCTGCCCGAAGACCTGTGAAAAGCTGGTCTGCAGCCGGTCGCCGAAGTTGAGCGAATCTGTTGCCTGAGGGAACTGCACCAAGAACCCTTGAGAATGAGCGTGTCGCGTGCGAGGCTAGTTTCGCGTGCCCCGCTTCTGATCGAAGATTACACTCCGGCGGCATTCGGGACAGATGAGCCACTCACGTCGTCGAGCGTATCCAAGTCCGAACGACCCCCCGCCGATGGAGCGCGTCGTCATCGCGGATCCGTCCCGCGGGCAGTGGGGCGTTTCGTCCGCGCTCGCAGCCTTACGAATCGCGACCTCTTCTTCTACGGAGTATTGCGCTCTTTCCATCTCGGCCCCTGCTCCCTAACCCCTCGCCCCTACCTCGATCACGACCTTTCCGAACTGTTGGCCCCCCTCGAGCCGCTCGAATGCGGCCGCGGACTGCCCCAGTGGATACGCGCAATCCACAGGCGGGTAGAGCTTACCAGACCGGAACTGCTCGACGACGGCGTCGAACTCGGCGTCGTTTCCCATTGTGGATCCCATGATGGACCACTGATTCCAGAACAGGCGTCGCACATCCGTTTCGACCATCGGGCCGCTCGTCGCTCCGCACGTCACCAGGCGGCCGCGGCGTCCAAGCGCGAGCAACGACTGTTTCCATGTCGCCGCGCCGACGTCGTCGACGACGACGTCGACGCCGCGCTTCTTCGTGCGATCACGAATGAGCTTGGCGACATCCGTCGTTGCATGGTTGATGATCTCGTCCGCGCCAAGTGATTTCGCGCGTTCGAGCTTCGTGTCGCTACTCGACGTCACCCACACATGCGCTCCGAGATACTTGCAGATCTGCAGCGCGGCGATTGCAACGCCGCCTCCGATTCCCCAGATCAACACCTCATCGCCAGCCTGAACACGCGCACGCGTTGCGACCATGCGCCACGCGGTCAGCGTCGAAAGGGTAAAGGCGGCGGCGACATCAGCGGCGATCGATGACGGTATCGCACGGACATTCGCCGCTGGCACGACGACGTATTCGGCAATGGTGCCTGGCAGATGCTCACCAAGAATCCCAAACCGAACGCACAACGACTGCTCGCCATCGAGACAGTATTCGCACGTCCTGTCGCTGATGCCGGGGTTGATCACGACGGTGTCACCCACCGTCACGCGTCGAACGTCGTCGCCGATTGCGTCGATGATTCCCGTTCCATCGGCGCCGAGTACCCACGGTGGAGTGATCGTGACGCCAGGTAAGCCGCGCACGACGAAGAGATCGAGATGATTCAGTGCTGCGGCGCGAATGCGCACGCGCACATCGCTCGATCGTCGCAGCTCGGGTATCGGCAGATCGTCTCGCACCGCGAGCTGGTCCAGGTCGCCGTGCGCGGAAATCGTCAGGCCGTTCACGAAATGGGTACCGTTATATTCCGGGTCAACCAACAACGCATATTAACCTTTCGCCGGCACACGGCTCGATGGTCGGCGCAGCGCTCCTCAGGCGATGACATCAATCAAGGTGCCTCCGCTCGGTGAATCGATCGTAGAAGCAACCGTCTCTCGATGGATGAAGAAGGAAGGCGATCAGGTGTCACCTGGTGATACGCTGGTCGAGCTGGAGACGGACAAGATCACGGTCGAGGTTCCCGCGATGAGTCGCGGCGTGCTCACGAAGCGGCTGCACGCCGAGGGCGACGTCGTGAAGGTCGACGATTTGTTGGGCGAGATCGACGAGAGCGCTGCGGCAGCGGCGCCGAAAAAGGAGCCTGCAGCACCGGCAGCAGGTGCTGCCGCGCAGCGGGCCACTCCGGCGGCTCCTCCTTCATCCGCCCCGACATCATCGGGAATTTCAGCCTCGTCATCCAAAGCAGCGGCGCCTGCGAAGAGCGAAGTGCGCGCGTCACCAGCCGCCGAACGTCTGGCCGCTCAACAGAATATCGATCTGGCCGGCGTGAGAGGGACGGGTCGTGGCGGCGTCGTGAGTAAGGCAGATGTGATCGATCAATCGCGCGACGGCGCAGGGCCTTCTGTTGCCGGTCCGGCTGCGCCGTCCGCGGCCGTGCCGGTGAGCGCGCCACCGGCACCAGTATCGGCGCCGCCGTCTCGTCCGGCACCGGCGTCAACTGGCACTCGGGAAACACGCGAGAAGATGTCCACGCGGCGCAAGCGAATCGCCGAACACCTACTCGAGTCGCAGCACGCCACGGCGCACCTAACGACGTTCAACGAGATCGACATGAGCGCCGTCGACGCGCTGCGCGGACGGGTGAAGGAGCGAATCGAGAAGGAGCAGGGCGTCAAACTGTCGGTAATGCCGTTCTTCGTGAAGGCGGCGTGTCTCGCCCTCAAGACGTATCCGACGGTGAATGCGCAGATCGACGGTGACTCGATCGTCTACAAGCATTATGTGAACATGGGAATCGCGGTTGCGTCGGACGCGGGACTCGTCGTTCCGAGCATCAAGGATGCGGATCGCAAAGGGCTGCTCGATATCGCGCGCGATGTCGCCACCGTCGCAAAGAAAGCCCGTGATGGAAAGTTGACGATGGAAGATCTCACCGGCGGCACTTTCACGATCACGAACGGTGGCGTGTTCGGCTCGCTCGTGTCGACGCCGATTCTCAACTATCCACAGGTTGGCATTCTCGGCTTGCACAAGATACAGGAGCGACCCGTCGCGATCGCAGGAAAAGTCGAGATTCGTCCGATGATGTATATCGCGCTGTCGTACGACCACCGGATCATCGACGGCCAGCAGGCGGTGCTTTTCCTCGTTCGCGTGAAGGAGCTGATGGAAGATCCTGCGACAATGCTTGTGGAGTAGTCGGTCGGTGGTCGTCGGTTGCTGGTGGTTGGTCGTTGAAGGCCGGTGAGCAAAGCTCACCGGCCTTTGTTATTCACCAACCACCAGCCACCAGTCACCCGGCCCAGTCACCGACGACGGGTGACCAATCACCAGCATGAGCCTAACGACGAACGGCGACGACCATGCCCTTCCGTGTGTCTTTACCTTTCACGTCGGGCGCAGCATGAGGCTCGCGTCCGAGACCGAATGAATCAGAACAATGGCAACCGAACTGACACCTGCTGACGTCGTCATCATTGGTGGTGGCCCTGGCGGGTACGTCGCGGCGATACGGGCCGCGCAACTTGGACTCACTACCGTCTGCGTCGAGATGGAGAGGACGCTGGGTGGGACATGCGTCAACGTCGGATGTATTCCATCGAAGGCGCTGCTGACGTCGTCGGAGCATTACGAGTTTGCGCGGCAGCATGCTGCGGAGCACGGAATACGAATCGAAGCGTCGGGCTTGTCCGTCGATCTGGCGCAGATGCTGAAGCGGAAGGATGAAGTCGTGGGGCAGAACACACGCGGCATCGAATTCTTGTTCAAGAAGAACAAAATCGCGTGGGCGAAGGGGAAGGGATCGCTGCGAAAGACGGACAAGGGGCTGGAGGCGAATGTCGCGCCGAGCACGGCGGCCGGGGGGCTCCCGCCGAACGACAGTATTGCTTCCTACCTCGCGAAGAACGTCATCATTGCGACCGGTTCCGTACCAATCGAGCTCCCGTTCCTCAAATTCGACGAAGACCGCATCCTTTCGAACATCGGCGCGCTCACCATCTCTCGCGTTCCCCGCCATCTGATCGTCATCGGTGGTGGCGTCATCGGTCTCGAGCTCGGCTCCGTCTGGCGACGACTTGGCGCCAAAGTCACCGTCGTCGAGCTGATGCCGACGATTCTACCGGGCATGGACGACGACGTTGTGAAAGAGTGCGACCGCGTTTTTCGTCGCCAGGGACTCGATCTTCGCACGGCCACACGTGTCGTCGGCGGGCGTCGAGATGGCGATCGCGTTCTCGTCGACATCGAGAAGGACGGCGCCAAGGAGACGCTCGAGGGCGACTATGCGCTCGTCGCAATCGGCCGTAAGCCGTCGCTCGGCGGCCTCGACGCGGCGGCGCTCGGTCTCAATCTCGGACGACGCGGTGAGATTCTCGTCGACGACCAGATGCGAACTGGCGTGCCTAACGTCTACGCAATTGGCGACTGCGTTCCTGGCCCGATGTTGGCCCACAAGGCAGAGGACGAAGGTGTCGTGGCTGCAGAGGTCATTGCTGGACACAACGTGCACATGCACTACCGGTCAATCCCGAACGTCGTCTATACCTGGCCGGAGGTCGCGGTCGTCGGGCTTACGGAGCGTGAGGCGAAAGAGAGTGCACGCGAGTACCGCGTCGGCCGATTCCCATACAGCGCCAACGGTCGCGCGCGCACCATGGGCGAGAATGCAGGCTTCGTGAAATTCATCGCCGACGCGCGCACCGACGAGCTGATTGGCGCCCACCTCGTAGGTCCGAATGCGTCGGAGCTGGTCGCGGAAGTGGTCCTCGGATTCGAGTATCGTGCCTCCGCGGACGACATCGGCGTGACGGTGCATGCCCACCCGACACTTTCCGAATCGACAAAGGAGGCGGCGCTGGCGGCTCTGGGGCGCGCTCTACATATCTAGGCCGCCTCTTTCTCGGCGGAACATGACCGGGTATTTCGCTGCGGCGCCACGTGTGCTCTCGCCCGATGATCATGTCGCCGCGCGCGTGCTGCTCATGGGCGCGCTCGGCGTTACGCCATACATCGATCGCGCGATGGAAGTGCTCCAGTTAGCTGAGCGCGGCAGCGGACATGACGAGGAGCATCGTGCCCTCGTGATCGAGCGCGACGGAACCGTAGCCGCGCTCGCGCTGTTCGGCGCCGTTGTCGGTGCCGTCGGCGTCAGGAAGCTGCACCTCGCCGTGCTCGCGCCGAGCGTGAGTGCTGACGACGTCGGCCAGCGCATCGTGCGCGCCGTGCTCGACGAGGCACGTGGTGAAGGAGCGCGTCTCGTCGTCGCCGAGTTGCCGGACGACCCGGCGATGGGACAGGTTCGCGCGCTTCTTTTCTCGGAAGGATTCGAGGAAGAAGCGCGCGTACCGGACTTCTATCGAGAGGGGGTTGCCCTCACGCTCCTGCGACGCGAACTCTGACGCAACTCACGTCTTCGGCGTGGTGTCTTTCCTTGTCGTCGGCGGCCGTCGCAGCGAATCACGCATGGAGTGACGCATCGACGTGTCTCCACGCACGCGATTCATACCGCGGCCGCCGGCTCGACTGCCGAGGCTGTCTGTTGTCGTGAAACTCAAGTTGAGCGAACGAAAAACATCGTTTGGGTTGTTGCCCGTGATATTGTTCTTCTGCCGTGCGCAGTTCATCGCACGCTGCGTCCGCGGGCCCCAAATGCCATCTGCCGTGCCCGGATTGCAGTTTGCCTGACTGAGCGCGGTCTGCAGCTGCTTCGTCTGATCCGCCGTCAGGCCGTGATTGTGCGTCGTCGCCCGACCGATCGCGCCGGCAGACGTGCGCTCGTGGCGAGCGCGTGTGGTGTCGACACGCATGCGCGACGAATCGGTCTGTGCCGCCACGAGTGACGGCAACATCGCGAGCGCGACCAGGGCCAAGCCAGTTTTCGTCATGTGCTCCTCCGCGTTGGGTCCATTGCGAAGAAGCGGCGGTTTGCAATCGACGAGCCCACGTTCGTGCGTGCGGTCGAGACGCGGCGCGACCTCACCAGCTTCGAAAACGTCACAGGGACGAACGCCGTCCCTGTGACGTTTAGCATTCTCTACTTTGCTTTCGCTGCGCCCGCCTGAACCGTTGTTGTCGTCTTCAGGTATTTGTCGTACCACGCCAGATATCGCTCGAGCCGATCCGTTCGATATGTTGGCAGCGTGAGGCCGTGGAACTGGCCCGGATAGATCACGAGCCCGGTTGGTACGCCGAGCGAGCGGAGTGCCTCATACATCTGCTCGCCGCCGATGATCGGCACGTTGAAGTCCGCGGATCCACCCATGAACAGCGTTGGCGTCTTGATGCGATCGGCGTGGAAGAAGGGATATGAAATCTTGATCCACAGATCCTGTGCTTTCCAAGGCGGTCCGATTTCCTGATTGTACTGCGTGATGTACTGATCGGTGCCGTACATCGAGAGCTGCAGCGCACTGCCCGCACCGGCGACCGCAGCCTTGAAGCGAGGCGTGGATGCGATGGTGTAGTCGGTGAGAATGCCGCCGTAACTCCAACCACCGATGCCGAGCCGGTCGGGATCGGCGACGCCCGAGCGAACGGCCTCATCGACGGCACCGAGCAAATCCATCACTTCCTTATCACCCCAATCCGCGAAGATCGCCTTCTGGTATGCGGAGCCACGACCGCTCGACCCGCGATAGTTGACGGAGAGAACGGCATAGCCACTCGCGGCGAAGAACTCGCGATCGAAGCTGAAGCTGTAGCTGTCCTGTCCATTCGGACCGCCATGGATGTACAGGATCATGGGCAGCTTGCCGGCGGCAGCATTCGCCGGCCTAACGAGTACACCGTGAACCTCGGTTCCATCCTTGCTTTTCGACGAGAACGCCTCGGTCGTTCCGAGCTGCAGCTGCGCGAAGATCGAATCGTTCTGGTGCGAGAGTTGGCGCAGCGCGCCGTTCTCCCAGGCGTAGACCTCGCCGGAGCGCTCAGGCGTCGAGCTCATCACGGCGAACTTGCCCGATGCATTCGTCGAATAGCCCGAGACGACACGCTTACCGGTGATCAGCCGCTCGACCGCGCCATCGGACACTCGCACGCGCGCGAGTTGCTGCTCGCGATCGTCGGACAACAGGACATAGACCGACTTTCCGTCAGCGCTGAATTGCGCGTTCGAAAGTGGCCGATCGAGCGCCTCCGTGATGACGCGAGCCGGCGCGCTGCCATCGCTCGGCGCAATCGCGAGCTTGCTGAGATTGTAGGCCTGATACTTCGGCTCGTCGCCTCGGAAGAAGGCGAGCCATTTGCCATCCGGACTCCAGGCCGGCCGTCCACCGTCGGGGCCGGTGAAATCAGTGAGACGCTTCGGGCTCGCGCCGACGCGCGCCTCGATGACGTACACGTCGTCGTCGCGTGAGTGATCCGGCTCGGCGACTGGTCCGCGCACGAATGCGATCATCCGGCTATCGGGCGACCAGCTCGGCGAGCCGTCGTCGTCGAGACCGGATGTCAGCGTCTCTGTCTTTTTCGTCTCGGCGTTGAACAGCGAGAGATGGCTTCGCTTCGTGCCGAGATAGCCGGCGACGTCGCGCTTGAAACTGTACCGATCGATCACGATCGGCTTCGGCGTCTTGTGTTCCGACGTGTCCTTGCGCGCGACTGAATCCGTTTCCTCGTCGACGACGAGGATCATGCGCTTTGAATCTGGCGACCAGGCGAACTCGGAGACGCCGCCGCGGAGCTGCGTCACGCGCTGCGCTTCGCCGCCGCGTCGATCGAGCAGCCAAATCTGCGCGCCCTTTCCTTCCTGACGGCCCGAGAGAAACGCGAGATAGCGGCCATCCGGACTCCACCGTGGCGAGCTCTCGCTCTCTGGAGTCGACGTGACGCGGATCGTCGTCGCGCCATCCCAACTCGTCATCCAGACGTCGTTGTCGGACTTGTCCTTCGCGGAGTCGACCGTTGTCACCGTATACGCGACCCACCCGCCGTCCGGCGAGATCTGCGGATCACGAACGTCTTTGAGATGGTAGAGGTCGCCGCTTCGTAAGGCGCGCTTTGTCTGCGCGCGCGACGATGGTGCGAGGAAGGTGAGTAAAAGGGTGCTCGCGAGCAATGCTAGCGCGGCGGAGGTGCGGCGCATGACGATCCTCCAGGGGGAGTCGGGCCCGGTAAAAGAATGCTGAGAAGCGGCGCTAAATATCGGAACTCGCGCACCGCGGGGCGAGGGGGAATCATCACCGTTCGGATCGCACAGCGATCTTTACTGTTCACCTCGCCGGCACCGCCCTTGCGACTAGAGCTCCGAGCCATGACCCTCCCGTCCGCGCTGAACCGGGATCGAGCTCCCTCCTTCCCAACCAACCTCGACGCATTGCGGCTGCAGATCGAGGCGCTCGCAAAGAACTCGGGAGCGCGCGCCATCGCCGTTGCGCTGCACGATACCGAGACCGGGGCCGAACTGCATTACGAGGCAGATCGGTGGTTTCATGGCGCGAGTACGATCAAGGTTGCGATCCTGCTCGCGGTTTACGGCGAGATCGCGCGCGGCCGCCTGGCGCCGCAATCGCGCCTGCATGTCCGCAACCGCTTTCTCAGCGCGTACGACGGCTCGCCATTTCGCGTGCTTGCCGATCGTGATTCCGACTCCGAGGTGCACGCGGCGATCGGCAAGACGATGCGTGTGAGCGAGCTCGCTCATCACATGATCGCGACGAGCAGCAACCTCGCGACCAACCTGCTGCTTGACCTCATCGGCCTCGACGCTGTGCAGCGAACGATCGCGCACTTCGGCCTAACGGGGCTCGACGTACGCCGCGGTGTCGAAGACGAGAAGGCGTTCGAGCACGGCATCATCAACCGTGTTACCGCGAAGGGCCTCGTGGCACTCCTGGGCCTGATCGCGGAGGAACGCGCTTATTCACCCGAGCTGTCGCGCCAGATGCTCGACATCCTTCATCAACAGGAGTTCAAGAAGGGAATTCCGGCGCGATTGCCGCGCGAGGTGCGCGTGGCCCACAAAACGGGTGACATCTCCACGGTGGCGCACGACGCCGGCGTCGTCTATGCGCCGGGGCGCAAACCATATGTGATCGCCATTCTCACCGAGTGGGCACCCGACGCGGGGAGCCGGTCGCCGACGATCGCCACGCTGTCGCACGCGGTGTACGAGCAATTGCGCGGAACGCTGTCGGATGCCTGATCTTCGCACGGACTCACTCCGGATTGTCGACGGCTATCGTCTCGACAAGCCGCGTCGCGACGCACTCGTGCCGAGTGGTGTGTTGCGCGATCGTGAGGGCCGAACGCGCCAGCTGCCGCGGTACTTCTATGAAGTTGCATCGTGGAACGCAGCGTTGGAGATGGAGCTCGGACCGCACTTTCACATGTGGGAGTTCATTCACACCGATGTGCGCGAGGCGACGCCGCTGCGCTTCTTCCCACGCTACGTGCCCTGCGCCGTCGTGCTGACCGCCGCACTGCTGGAGCGTTTCCGCGACGTTGTGGGTGAGCCGGTGCGAATCGCCGCAAACGGCGGCTATCGATCGCCGCAACACGAGCTCACGAGCCATGCGTCCACGCACTGCTGGGCGTCGGCGGTGAACATATACCGGGTCGGCGACGAGTATCTCGATACCCGCGACCGGATCGAACGATACGCCGAGATCGCGCGCGATGCGCTGCCAGGCGCGTGGATTCGCCCCGTGGGCGAAGATCGCGGCTTCGCGGACGATCACCTGCACATTGACTTCGGATATCTCGTCTCCGTGCCGCGCGACGCGCCGGGCGATCCGTATAATCCGAAGTTGGAGGGCGACCCGCTCTGAGCGGGCGGCGCGCGAGCGATGGCGGTTGTGACGGGGAGGAACAAGCGAGAGCGGCAACCGCGCCTAACGGCGCGCCGCGCGCCCGTCGCGCGAGGCACGTCGCCGTCGATCGTCTCACGACCAGCGATCGGTCTCGAGGCGGAGTTCGTCGTGGTGATGGACGGCGCGCCG includes these proteins:
- the gyrA gene encoding DNA gyrase subunit A; this encodes MTAPNNRERILPRLIDEEIKESFINYSMSVIVSRALPDVRDGLKPVHRRILYAMNDLGLVPNRPFKKSATVVGDVLGRFHPHGDSAVYDALVRMVQDFSLRYPLVDGQGNFGSMDGDPAAAYRYTEARLTPIATEMLADIDKNTVDFAPNFDDRLQEPKVLPAGLPNLLVNGSSGIAVGMATNIPPHNLSEVVSAVLHLIDNPEATIGDLRKIVKGPDFPTGAYIYGRQGIKDYQETGRGRIVMRARAVIEERETSNKSQIVVTEIPYQVNRANLVKAIADLVRDKKLEGISDLRDESADETRIVIELKRDAIPRVVLNQLYKHTAMQSTFGVIMLALVPDATTKQLVPKVMPLREMLEHFITHRHDVIVRRAQFELEKALEREHILEGLKIAVDNIDEVVQIIRKAKDTPTASDRLQKRFKLSERQAEAILNMRLAKLTGLEIEKLEEELKEVQATIKDLRALLESKAKRMTLMKQELKAVADKYEDERRTEITSDEGEFTIEDLIAEEEMVVTISHSGYIKRTSVSTYKKQRRGGRGNNGATLKDEDFVEHLFIASTHDYVLIFTEDGRCFWLKVHEIPQAGRAAKGKPVVNLINVAAETTISALVAVKVFADDQFLLFATKNGTVKKTSLSEYANPRSTGIKAVKIEGGDELIDVQITSGTNDIVLATRHGLSIRFHEADVREMGRDTTGVKGIELGDEDQVIGMVVIKREANLLVVTEKGMGKCSPIDEYRVQRRGGKGIITVHRTEKTGDAVSIKEVLPDDELMLITKQGVAIRMPVKGIRVSGRNTQGVRLVNLDENDLVMDVARVVPEDEGEVAGDDSGEVVPVGPEDDDEE
- a CDS encoding zinc-binding dehydrogenase, whose amino-acid sequence is MNGLTISAHGDLDQLAVRDDLPIPELRRSSDVRVRIRAAALNHLDLFVVRGLPGVTITPPWVLGADGTGIIDAIGDDVRRVTVGDTVVINPGISDRTCEYCLDGEQSLCVRFGILGEHLPGTIAEYVVVPAANVRAIPSSIAADVAAAFTLSTLTAWRMVATRARVQAGDEVLIWGIGGGVAIAALQICKYLGAHVWVTSSSDTKLERAKSLGADEIINHATTDVAKLIRDRTKKRGVDVVVDDVGAATWKQSLLALGRRGRLVTCGATSGPMVETDVRRLFWNQWSIMGSTMGNDAEFDAVVEQFRSGKLYPPVDCAYPLGQSAAAFERLEGGQQFGKVVIEVGARG
- the odhB gene encoding 2-oxoglutarate dehydrogenase complex dihydrolipoyllysine-residue succinyltransferase, which produces MTSIKVPPLGESIVEATVSRWMKKEGDQVSPGDTLVELETDKITVEVPAMSRGVLTKRLHAEGDVVKVDDLLGEIDESAAAAAPKKEPAAPAAGAAAQRATPAAPPSSAPTSSGISASSSKAAAPAKSEVRASPAAERLAAQQNIDLAGVRGTGRGGVVSKADVIDQSRDGAGPSVAGPAAPSAAVPVSAPPAPVSAPPSRPAPASTGTRETREKMSTRRKRIAEHLLESQHATAHLTTFNEIDMSAVDALRGRVKERIEKEQGVKLSVMPFFVKAACLALKTYPTVNAQIDGDSIVYKHYVNMGIAVASDAGLVVPSIKDADRKGLLDIARDVATVAKKARDGKLTMEDLTGGTFTITNGGVFGSLVSTPILNYPQVGILGLHKIQERPVAIAGKVEIRPMMYIALSYDHRIIDGQQAVLFLVRVKELMEDPATMLVE
- the lpdA gene encoding dihydrolipoyl dehydrogenase, which translates into the protein MATELTPADVVIIGGGPGGYVAAIRAAQLGLTTVCVEMERTLGGTCVNVGCIPSKALLTSSEHYEFARQHAAEHGIRIEASGLSVDLAQMLKRKDEVVGQNTRGIEFLFKKNKIAWAKGKGSLRKTDKGLEANVAPSTAAGGLPPNDSIASYLAKNVIIATGSVPIELPFLKFDEDRILSNIGALTISRVPRHLIVIGGGVIGLELGSVWRRLGAKVTVVELMPTILPGMDDDVVKECDRVFRRQGLDLRTATRVVGGRRDGDRVLVDIEKDGAKETLEGDYALVAIGRKPSLGGLDAAALGLNLGRRGEILVDDQMRTGVPNVYAIGDCVPGPMLAHKAEDEGVVAAEVIAGHNVHMHYRSIPNVVYTWPEVAVVGLTEREAKESAREYRVGRFPYSANGRARTMGENAGFVKFIADARTDELIGAHLVGPNASELVAEVVLGFEYRASADDIGVTVHAHPTLSESTKEAALAALGRALHI
- a CDS encoding S9 family peptidase is translated as MRRTSAALALLASTLLLTFLAPSSRAQTKRALRSGDLYHLKDVRDPQISPDGGWVAYTVTTVDSAKDKSDNDVWMTSWDGATTIRVTSTPESESSPRWSPDGRYLAFLSGRQEGKGAQIWLLDRRGGEAQRVTQLRGGVSEFAWSPDSKRMILVVDEETDSVARKDTSEHKTPKPIVIDRYSFKRDVAGYLGTKRSHLSLFNAETKKTETLTSGLDDDGSPSWSPDSRMIAFVRGPVAEPDHSRDDDVYVIEARVGASPKRLTDFTGPDGGRPAWSPDGKWLAFFRGDEPKYQAYNLSKLAIAPSDGSAPARVITEALDRPLSNAQFSADGKSVYVLLSDDREQQLARVRVSDGAVERLITGKRVVSGYSTNASGKFAVMSSTPERSGEVYAWENGALRQLSHQNDSIFAQLQLGTTEAFSSKSKDGTEVHGVLVRPANAAAGKLPMILYIHGGPNGQDSYSFSFDREFFAASGYAVLSVNYRGSSGRGSAYQKAIFADWGDKEVMDLLGAVDEAVRSGVADPDRLGIGGWSYGGILTDYTIASTPRFKAAVAGAGSALQLSMYGTDQYITQYNQEIGPPWKAQDLWIKISYPFFHADRIKTPTLFMGGSADFNVPIIGGEQMYEALRSLGVPTGLVIYPGQFHGLTLPTYRTDRLERYLAWYDKYLKTTTTVQAGAAKAK